From the genome of Caloenas nicobarica isolate bCalNic1 chromosome 14, bCalNic1.hap1, whole genome shotgun sequence, one region includes:
- the DECR2 gene encoding peroxisomal 2,4-dienoyl-CoA reductase [(3E)-enoyl-CoA-producing] isoform X2 — MAEAAAASRPPADVDSDDCLREYRHLFSPDILAGQVAFVTGGGSGIGFRIAEIFMRHGCRTVIASRNLQRVSEASKKLVAATGQQCLPLSLDVRQPQTIEAAVDEALKEFKRIDILINGAAGNFLCPASALSFNAFKTVIDIDTIGTFNTSKVLFEKYFRDHGGIIVNITATLSYRGQALQVHAGSAKAAIDAMTRHLAVEWGPNNIRVNSLAPGPITGTEGYRRLGGKFAKEGGQFDMIPLQRAGNKTEIAHSTLYLASPLSSYVTGTTLVVDGGSWLTSANNFPALLDFWAAGANKNQ; from the exons ATGGCGGAGGCCGCAGCAGCGTCCCGTCCGCCGGCGGACGTGGACAGCGATGACTGCCTCCGCGAGTACCGCCACCTCTTCAGCCCCGACATCCTGGC GGGCCAGGTGGCGTTCGTCACTGGGGGCGGCTCGGGCATCGGCTTCCGCATCGCCGAGATCTTCATGAG GCATGGCTGCCGGACAGTCATCGCAAGCCGGAACCTGCAGCGCGTATCAGAG GCCTCTAAAAAGCTGGTGGCAGCCACAGGCCAGCAGTGCCTCCCTCTGTCCCTAGATGTCAGGCAGCCCCAAACCATTGAGGCAGCGGTGGATGAGGCGCTGAAAGAGTTCAAGCGGATTGACATCCTCATTAACG GTGCTGCCGGAAACTTtctgtgcccagccagcgccctATCCTTCAACGCCTTCAAGACTGTGATAGATATTGACACCATTGGCACCTTCAACACCTCCAAAGTCCTCTTTGAGAAATATTTCCGG gaCCACGGTGGGATCATTGTTAACATCACGGCAACCCTGAGCTACCGAGGGCAGGCCCTCCAGGTGCATGCTGGTTCTGCTAAGGCTGCCATAG ATGCCATGACCCGTCACCTTGCTGTGGAGTGGGGACCCAATAACATCCGAGTGAACAGCTTGGCGCCAGGCCCCATTACAGGCACCGAGGGCTACCGGCGGCTGG GTGGGAAATTTGCCAAGGAAGGAGGCCAGTTTGACATGATCCCCCTCCAGCGTGCAGGGAACAAGACGGAGATCGCCCACAGCACGCTGTACCTGGCGAGCCCCCTCTCCTCCTATGTGACGGGAACCACCCTGGTCGTGGATGGTGGGAGCTGGCTGACCTCTGCCAACAACTTCCCCGCCTTGCTGG atttctgggctgcaggagcaaacaaaaatcaatga
- the NME4 gene encoding nucleoside diphosphate kinase, mitochondrial, with the protein MGSLGRCLARSLLRGQPGLSLPPGPRCYGSAPPELQEKTLVLVKPDAVQRRLVGNVIQRFERRGFKLVAMKLLQADQGLLDKHYQQLRQKPFYPALLAYMTSGPLVAMVWEGYNVVRSTRAMVGDTDSAVAAAGTIRGDFSMHVSRNVVHASDSVETAQREIGFWFQRNELVAWESGDRDYTWGP; encoded by the exons ATGGGCTCCCTGGGGCGCTGCCTGGCCCGGAGCCTGCTGCGGGGGCAGCCGGGCCTCAGCCtcccccccgggccccgctgCTACGGCTCCG cccccccagagctgcaggagaagaCGCTGGTGCTGGTGAAGCCGGACGCGGTGCAACGGCGGCTGGTGGGGAACGTCATCCAGCGCTTTGAGCGGCGTGGCTTCAAGCTGGTGGCCATGAAGCTGCTCCAG GCAGACCAGGGTCTCCTGGACAAGCACTACCAGCAGCTGCGGCAGAAGCCCTTCTACCCAGCACTCCTCGCCTACATGACCTCGGGGCCACTGGTGGCCATG GTGTGGGAGGGCTACAATGTGGTCAGGTCTACACGTGCCATGGTGGGGGACACGGACTCagcggtggcagcagcaggcaccaTCCGAGGGGACTTCAGCATGCATGTCAGCAG GAACGTGGTCCACGCCAGTGACTCGGTGGAGACGGCCCAGCGGGAGATCGGCTTCTGGTTCCAGCGGAACGAGTTGGTGGCCTGGGAGAGCGGAGACCGGGACTACACTTGGGGGCCATAG
- the DECR2 gene encoding peroxisomal 2,4-dienoyl-CoA reductase [(3E)-enoyl-CoA-producing] isoform X1, which yields MAEAAAASRPPADVDSDDCLREYRHLFSPDILAGQVAFVTGGGSGIGFRIAEIFMRHGCRTVIASRNLQRVSEASKKLVAATGQQCLPLSLDVRQPQTIEAAVDEALKEFKRIDILINGAAGNFLCPASALSFNAFKTVIDIDTIGTFNTSKVLFEKYFRDHGGIIVNITATLSYRGQALQVHAGSAKAAIDAMTRHLAVEWGPNNIRVNSLAPGPITGTEGYRRLGGKFAKEGGQFDMIPLQRAGNKTEIAHSTLYLASPLSSYVTGTTLVVDGGSWLTSANNFPALLGIASSSAKL from the exons ATGGCGGAGGCCGCAGCAGCGTCCCGTCCGCCGGCGGACGTGGACAGCGATGACTGCCTCCGCGAGTACCGCCACCTCTTCAGCCCCGACATCCTGGC GGGCCAGGTGGCGTTCGTCACTGGGGGCGGCTCGGGCATCGGCTTCCGCATCGCCGAGATCTTCATGAG GCATGGCTGCCGGACAGTCATCGCAAGCCGGAACCTGCAGCGCGTATCAGAG GCCTCTAAAAAGCTGGTGGCAGCCACAGGCCAGCAGTGCCTCCCTCTGTCCCTAGATGTCAGGCAGCCCCAAACCATTGAGGCAGCGGTGGATGAGGCGCTGAAAGAGTTCAAGCGGATTGACATCCTCATTAACG GTGCTGCCGGAAACTTtctgtgcccagccagcgccctATCCTTCAACGCCTTCAAGACTGTGATAGATATTGACACCATTGGCACCTTCAACACCTCCAAAGTCCTCTTTGAGAAATATTTCCGG gaCCACGGTGGGATCATTGTTAACATCACGGCAACCCTGAGCTACCGAGGGCAGGCCCTCCAGGTGCATGCTGGTTCTGCTAAGGCTGCCATAG ATGCCATGACCCGTCACCTTGCTGTGGAGTGGGGACCCAATAACATCCGAGTGAACAGCTTGGCGCCAGGCCCCATTACAGGCACCGAGGGCTACCGGCGGCTGG GTGGGAAATTTGCCAAGGAAGGAGGCCAGTTTGACATGATCCCCCTCCAGCGTGCAGGGAACAAGACGGAGATCGCCCACAGCACGCTGTACCTGGCGAGCCCCCTCTCCTCCTATGTGACGGGAACCACCCTGGTCGTGGATGGTGGGAGCTGGCTGACCTCTGCCAACAACTTCCCCGCCTTGCTGGGTATTGCTTCATCCTCTGCTAAACTCTAG